In Streptomyces sp. HUAS ZL42, the DNA window AAACGCCCTTCGCGGTACGGCACCGAGTTCGGCGCGGGCCGCGCGAGCGCACCGCCCAGGTGGTTGATCTGCACGACGCACATGGCCCCGGCGTCGGGCCCGGTACGGCGCAGCAGCTCACCGGCCCTGTCGACGTCCAGCTCGCCCAGCACCGAGCTGTCCCCGTAGTACGCGTGCGGGAAGTCCGGGTCGCCGTGGATGGTGTGGCTCCCGGCGTACGGCATCTCCCGCAGGGAATCGCCGAGCACCGGCCCGATCTCCCGCAGCGGGGCGACGAGTCGCTCGCCGTCGGCGCCGGTGTACGCGACGCGCACGCAGACGACGTACCGTCCGCGCAGATGCGGCGGCAGCGCCGGGATATCCGGATACGGTACGGCGGCTAAGGACGAGGTCAGGGTGGAGGGGACGGTCCGCGTCCACGCCTCGTACGCCCGCAGCACGACCGCCGGATCGACGACACGCCCGTCGAACGCGAGCGAGCCGCCGTAGAGGGTGCGGACGGGGACGAGGCCGATCTTCATCTCCGTGACGACACCGAGGGCGTGGCCGCCACCGAGCAGGCCCCAGTACAGGTCGGGGGCGGACTCCCGGGTCACATGGCGTGGACGTCCGTCGGCCGTGACGACGTCCAGGGAGCGCACATGGTCGGCCGCGTACCCGAACTCGCGGGCCAGGATGCCGAGTCCGCCGCCGAGCGTGTAGGAGACGGCGCCGACGGAAGGCGCCGAACCGTTGAGCGGGGCGAGTCCGTACGGCTCGGCGGCCGCCACGACCCGGCCCCAGCGGACGCCCGCCTGGACGCGGACGGTGCGGGCCTCGGGGTCGACGGTCACCCCGTCCATGCGGCCGGTGGTGACGAGCACGCCGCCCTCCGCGGCGCCGGGCAGCCCGTGCCCGGTGGCCTGGACGCCGATCGGCAGCTTCCCGGCGGCCGCGTACCGCACGGCGGCGACCACGTCGTCGGTGCGGGAGGCGGCGACGACGAGGGCGGGGCGCTGAGCGAACCCGGTCTGGAAACCGGCCGTCCCGTCGTCGTAGCGGGGGTCGCCGGGACGGAGGACGAGCAGGTCGGTGGTGTCGGTCGGCGAGTTCATACGGCCGATGGTGGAGGCATAACCTGACAGCCTCCGTCAGGTTATGCCTCCTTCGCTTCCGGGGGTCAGGCCTCCTGCCGTTCCGGCCGCCGCTGCGACCACCACAGCCCGGCCACGCC includes these proteins:
- a CDS encoding FAD-binding oxidoreductase, with the translated sequence MNSPTDTTDLLVLRPGDPRYDDGTAGFQTGFAQRPALVVAASRTDDVVAAVRYAAAGKLPIGVQATGHGLPGAAEGGVLVTTGRMDGVTVDPEARTVRVQAGVRWGRVVAAAEPYGLAPLNGSAPSVGAVSYTLGGGLGILAREFGYAADHVRSLDVVTADGRPRHVTRESAPDLYWGLLGGGHALGVVTEMKIGLVPVRTLYGGSLAFDGRVVDPAVVLRAYEAWTRTVPSTLTSSLAAVPYPDIPALPPHLRGRYVVCVRVAYTGADGERLVAPLREIGPVLGDSLREMPYAGSHTIHGDPDFPHAYYGDSSVLGELDVDRAGELLRRTGPDAGAMCVVQINHLGGALARPAPNSVPYREGRFLVRLLTMGEREKARALLDPAFALLAPDSLGRALNFAFGAGDRAEGLYDAETAKRLAGLKSQYDPANLFRRNYGVSA